A window of Desertibacillus haloalkaliphilus contains these coding sequences:
- a CDS encoding restriction endonuclease: protein MDTLQAQAIALAIIILLIAVAIGLFLLVFYPPTNIRKTQYDLRKITINDIDKMKDGSGFEHYLFVLFTAIGYENTYITQQSRDFGADVIFKDRQGNRTVIQAKRIKEGNSLNMDALQQAYTAQPFYSCTKGLVITSTTNISAGSKKLGTACNINIIDRNDLKKIITFFKKGQYSSIKDIIEREPKKVTYTPKDYITSPNITKAKISSGEYFYKLPVTKKKTG from the coding sequence ATGGATACATTGCAAGCACAGGCTATCGCATTAGCAATAATTATTTTATTAATAGCAGTCGCAATAGGTTTATTTTTATTGGTGTTTTATCCACCAACTAATATACGAAAAACACAATATGATTTACGAAAAATAACAATTAACGATATCGATAAGATGAAAGATGGTTCTGGATTTGAACATTATTTATTTGTCTTATTCACTGCAATTGGATATGAAAATACATACATAACGCAACAATCAAGAGATTTCGGAGCCGATGTAATCTTTAAAGACCGTCAAGGGAACCGGACAGTAATTCAAGCAAAACGAATAAAAGAAGGTAATTCACTAAATATGGATGCTTTACAGCAGGCCTATACAGCACAACCGTTTTATAGTTGTACAAAAGGCCTTGTTATTACTTCAACTACAAATATTAGCGCCGGAAGTAAAAAACTAGGAACTGCTTGTAATATTAATATTATCGATCGTAATGATTTAAAGAAAATAATAACCTTTTTTAAAAAAGGGCAATATTCATCGATAAAAGATATTATTGAAAGGGAACCTAAAAAGGTTACATATACCCCCAAAGATTACATAACCTCTCCAAACATAACAAAAGCCAAAATATCTTCTGGAGAATACTTCTACAAACTTCCAGTTACAAAGAAAAAGACTGGTTAA
- a CDS encoding helix-turn-helix domain-containing protein, which translates to MLSQRLRQARKIRKLTQEELAKKVNTKKTTISNYETGYSSPSNDMLSDLANALSTSTDYLLGRSDDPSPKKETATYDPLAEINKVLEDLGIENIFFHDMDAWKHFTPEDVEELKRHFEWVAHKAKERNKEK; encoded by the coding sequence ATGTTATCGCAAAGATTACGTCAAGCAAGGAAGATAAGGAAACTTACACAAGAAGAACTAGCTAAAAAAGTCAATACAAAAAAGACTACAATTTCAAACTATGAAACGGGATATAGCTCACCTTCAAATGATATGCTTTCTGATCTAGCAAACGCTCTAAGTACTTCAACCGATTACCTCCTTGGACGATCAGACGATCCATCCCCAAAGAAAGAAACCGCTACCTATGATCCACTAGCTGAAATAAATAAAGTCCTAGAGGATTTAGGGATTGAAAACATCTTCTTTCATGACATGGACGCCTGGAAACACTTCACCCCAGAAGATGTCGAAGAGTTGAAAAGGCATTTTGAGTGGGTAGCTCATAAGGCAAAGGAAAGGAATAAAGAAAAATAA
- a CDS encoding helix-turn-helix transcriptional regulator, which produces MKNVALINARKKANLSQEKLADIMGCKKTTISNWENGYSIPRLKDAFMLSHVLKADINDLFLCYKVQETHTNNVAFIKKTTKLINKIS; this is translated from the coding sequence TTGAAAAATGTTGCTTTAATTAATGCGCGTAAAAAAGCTAATCTGTCTCAAGAAAAGTTAGCTGATATCATGGGCTGTAAAAAGACAACTATAAGTAACTGGGAGAATGGTTATTCAATCCCTAGGTTAAAGGACGCTTTTATGTTGTCTCATGTATTAAAAGCAGATATTAACGACCTTTTTTTATGTTATAAAGTCCAAGAAACTCATACAAATAATGTTGCCTTTATAAAAAAAACGACAAAATTAATTAACAAAATTTCTTAA
- a CDS encoding helix-turn-helix domain-containing protein — translation MSLTWAIYDVMTAAEAETTWGLAKGTVRVYANNLAFNDDEARKSAGTWLVTNEGMTRVFGSDKRCN, via the coding sequence TTGTCTTTAACATGGGCGATATACGATGTTATGACTGCTGCTGAAGCTGAAACAACTTGGGGGTTAGCTAAAGGAACTGTTCGCGTCTATGCAAATAATCTGGCATTTAACGATGATGAAGCTAGAAAGAGTGCTGGAACATGGCTAGTAACAAATGAAGGGATGACTAGAGTTTTTGGAAGCGATAAAAGGTGTAATTAA
- a CDS encoding PTS ascorbate transporter subunit IIC — protein sequence MESLGNVWDFSFFWNVFGFLLQLVAPFVMIIVAIIAVGLLLAGVIYAIRNRN from the coding sequence ATGGAATCATTAGGTAATGTATGGGATTTTAGTTTTTTCTGGAATGTATTTGGATTCCTTTTGCAGCTAGTCGCACCATTCGTCATGATCATTGTGGCAATTATCGCAGTTGGGTTACTACTTGCAGGGGTTATTTATGCAATCCGTAACAGAAATTAG
- a CDS encoding fibronectin type III domain-containing protein has translation MKKKYLALMTLAIGLLFGHYEASASYYADVESGDTIQFGGVEWLVLDPEDGRVIWDEPDINGDPFWKTRTFDDGSSNVWETSDVRADLNNNLVNDLDFSDGSNSDVITNIDLITEDEYIEYSTYYNGDILDFNDWDYHWWTKNPTSDSTFRVQRVSGDGFINYNSASSSIGTRPALNLEPRIFKPVPEVSKLTADQTDTTVTLQWENSDVSEVDRVNIYKDDNLSASLKNGEDIYIFNELDYSTEYSFKVTTVNNDGEESVGKTINVKTDYIYLEDITVHGVYDYYNRIFLNWDNPTQEGFEKVLVYENGEFIDEVEAPYSSYLFEHLKPDTDYTFLLTSLYDPYGETEGVEVNARTSPVPEVEELTIASNSYHEVSLIWTLPEMQGYDFAALYYEGEKVAQTDGYKFYIEGFEPGKTHEFEVKTVTEDGYESNGVPISVDTPEAPEKEDVSNVEVSTTYDRVDLSWSIPEYNPNFEFVRIYRKDMEDSDENVVSTFLFGSTASANDDDYDPLFETNGTYFNDLSVESDSDYEYKLTTENTEGEESDGVFVQASTEEEPLPEMGGVNDEKDENGDYVYSWSRPTEGEVQVLVGRDEYATVPASQGEITIPADDMQYTLMGDPDVELVPISESGLVGVPSDPNLNLGGTGLPFSPNEVLKTAMQFLLIIGPFVLLTLAVYFTPKLIRLIKQSANQNQNRRRGRV, from the coding sequence TTGAAAAAAAAGTATTTAGCTTTAATGACTTTAGCTATTGGGTTGCTGTTTGGTCATTATGAAGCGTCAGCATCATATTATGCGGATGTGGAATCAGGAGACACTATTCAATTTGGTGGAGTTGAATGGCTTGTTCTTGATCCAGAAGATGGGCGAGTGATTTGGGATGAACCAGATATTAATGGTGACCCCTTTTGGAAAACAAGGACGTTTGACGATGGAAGTTCGAACGTTTGGGAAACGTCAGATGTTAGAGCTGATCTAAATAATAACTTAGTTAATGATTTAGATTTTAGTGATGGATCTAATAGTGATGTTATTACAAATATTGATTTAATAACAGAAGATGAATATATAGAATACTCAACATATTATAACGGTGATATTTTAGATTTTAATGATTGGGACTATCATTGGTGGACGAAAAATCCCACCTCAGATTCGACATTTCGTGTTCAACGTGTTAGCGGCGATGGTTTTATAAACTACAACAGTGCATCATCTTCTATCGGCACCCGCCCCGCTTTGAATTTGGAACCTAGAATATTTAAACCTGTACCAGAAGTTTCGAAATTAACAGCTGATCAAACGGATACAACCGTTACTCTACAATGGGAAAATTCAGATGTCTCAGAGGTTGATAGGGTTAATATTTATAAAGATGATAACTTATCAGCATCATTAAAAAATGGTGAAGATATCTATATATTCAACGAATTAGATTACTCCACTGAATACAGTTTTAAAGTCACAACGGTAAATAATGATGGCGAAGAAAGTGTTGGTAAAACAATTAATGTAAAGACAGACTATATTTATTTAGAAGATATAACTGTACATGGTGTTTATGATTATTATAATCGAATCTTTTTAAATTGGGATAATCCTACACAAGAAGGTTTCGAAAAGGTTTTAGTCTACGAAAATGGAGAGTTTATTGATGAAGTCGAAGCTCCTTATAGTTCGTATCTATTTGAACATTTAAAACCAGATACTGATTATACATTTTTACTAACGTCTCTTTATGATCCTTATGGTGAAACAGAAGGGGTTGAAGTTAATGCGAGAACGTCTCCAGTTCCAGAGGTTGAAGAGTTAACGATAGCATCTAATAGTTACCATGAAGTTAGTTTGATCTGGACACTCCCAGAAATGCAGGGATATGATTTTGCAGCCCTTTATTATGAAGGTGAAAAAGTTGCTCAAACAGACGGTTACAAGTTCTATATTGAAGGTTTTGAACCAGGGAAAACACACGAATTTGAAGTAAAAACGGTAACTGAGGACGGTTACGAATCGAATGGTGTACCTATTTCTGTTGACACACCGGAGGCACCTGAAAAAGAGGACGTTAGTAATGTAGAGGTTTCTACTACTTACGATCGTGTTGACTTGTCTTGGAGTATTCCGGAATACAACCCTAATTTTGAGTTTGTGAGAATCTACAGAAAAGACATGGAAGATAGCGACGAGAATGTAGTATCTACCTTTTTGTTTGGTTCAACGGCTTCAGCAAATGATGATGATTATGATCCTTTATTTGAAACAAATGGTACATACTTCAATGATTTAAGCGTTGAATCAGATAGTGATTATGAATATAAGCTGACAACAGAAAATACCGAAGGTGAAGAATCAGACGGCGTTTTTGTACAAGCATCGACAGAAGAAGAACCACTTCCAGAAATGGGTGGTGTTAATGATGAAAAGGACGAGAATGGAGACTACGTCTATTCGTGGTCAAGACCAACAGAAGGGGAAGTACAAGTATTAGTAGGTAGGGATGAATACGCAACGGTTCCAGCTAGTCAAGGGGAAATAACAATACCTGCTGACGATATGCAATATACGTTGATGGGTGATCCAGACGTTGAATTAGTACCTATTAGTGAATCTGGGTTAGTTGGGGTTCCGTCAGACCCTAATCTGAATTTAGGCGGCACCGGACTTCCATTTTCACCGAATGAGGTTTTAAAAACAGCAATGCAATTCCTTTTGATTATCGGACCTTTCGTTCTCCTTACGTTAGCGGTTTACTTTACACCTAAACTGATACGTTTAATTAAACAATCAGCAAATCAAAATCAAAATCGTAGGAGGGGGAGAGTGTGA
- a CDS encoding ATPase, translated as MAQHLFIQGPLGSGKTFLMSLLAHHWREKVLARGGDIRLFSNYGLKDAQPMDHYSDWYDVARVQGSICCWDEAQMAFDSRQALKSSSIYASQLMMFTRKMKSVQIYCSPSINNVDSRIRQIVEVLINVRKIGNKGFSIMFTDFQTGEFMHKQFLPMWKAKMIFKMQLYDTYQMVSGFPLPNTEREAIKFFDELDQAHNEGRRVKERVTVGS; from the coding sequence ATGGCTCAACATTTATTTATCCAAGGGCCACTAGGAAGCGGCAAGACGTTTCTTATGTCATTACTCGCTCACCACTGGAGAGAAAAGGTGTTGGCAAGGGGCGGTGACATTCGATTATTTAGCAATTACGGCTTAAAAGATGCTCAACCGATGGATCACTATTCCGATTGGTACGATGTAGCAAGAGTGCAAGGGAGTATCTGTTGTTGGGATGAAGCACAAATGGCGTTTGATAGTAGACAAGCGTTAAAGTCTAGCTCAATTTACGCCAGCCAGCTAATGATGTTCACTCGTAAGATGAAAAGCGTTCAAATTTATTGTAGTCCGTCGATCAATAACGTTGATAGCCGGATTAGGCAGATTGTCGAGGTGCTGATCAATGTACGAAAGATAGGGAATAAAGGTTTTTCGATTATGTTCACCGACTTTCAAACGGGGGAGTTCATGCACAAACAGTTTTTACCGATGTGGAAAGCTAAAATGATTTTTAAAATGCAACTATATGATACCTATCAAATGGTTAGCGGCTTTCCTTTGCCGAATACAGAGCGAGAAGCAATTAAGTTCTTTGATGAGCTAGATCAGGCTCATAATGAAGGGAGAAGGGTAAAAGAGAGGGTGACTGTCGGATCATGA
- a CDS encoding recombinase family protein, producing MIIGYARVSTKEQSLDMQLDALHKSGCERIFKEKVSGSKDDREQLHRVLETLRTGDKFVVYKLDRLARSTLKLLKVAEQLEQQGVELISIQDNIDTTTPMGKAMFRMLSVLAELERDMIRERTRSGLEAARARGRKGGRPKKNEKKVEQALKMYKTKQFTIAEITDATGVSSSTLYRSISSL from the coding sequence GTGATTATTGGTTATGCCCGTGTGAGTACGAAAGAACAATCACTAGATATGCAGCTGGATGCACTTCATAAATCGGGTTGTGAGCGAATTTTTAAAGAAAAGGTGTCTGGGTCAAAAGATGACAGAGAACAGCTACACAGAGTGCTTGAGACGCTCAGGACAGGTGATAAGTTTGTTGTTTATAAATTAGATCGTCTTGCACGGTCTACTCTGAAGCTGTTAAAGGTTGCTGAACAATTAGAACAGCAGGGAGTAGAATTAATAAGCATTCAAGATAATATAGACACCACGACACCAATGGGAAAGGCTATGTTTCGAATGTTATCCGTTTTAGCTGAATTAGAACGCGATATGATTCGTGAGCGTACAAGATCAGGGCTAGAAGCTGCGAGAGCTAGAGGACGTAAAGGAGGACGCCCAAAGAAAAATGAAAAGAAAGTAGAGCAAGCACTCAAAATGTATAAAACCAAACAATTTACAATAGCCGAGATCACGGACGCAACAGGTGTTTCTAGCAGTACACTGTATAGATCAATAAGTTCCTTATAA
- a CDS encoding transcriptional regulator: MFGLGKKRTKFGEWLDKNDIQQIDIQKEAKVGHGTMSRMCNEKEYKPKFSTFEKVRRSLKSKWGKKVEYDDFWM, encoded by the coding sequence ATGTTTGGACTAGGAAAGAAAAGAACTAAATTTGGGGAATGGTTAGATAAGAATGATATACAGCAAATTGATATACAAAAAGAAGCAAAAGTAGGTCACGGGACAATGTCAAGGATGTGTAATGAGAAAGAGTATAAACCGAAATTCTCTACCTTTGAAAAAGTACGAAGGTCATTAAAATCAAAATGGGGGAAAAAGGTTGAATATGATGATTTTTGGATGTAA
- a CDS encoding HU family DNA-binding protein gives MNKTELINAVAEQAELSKKDATKAVDAMFDSITETLIAGDKVQLVGFGSFEVRERSARKGRNPQTGEEIEIPASKNPAFKPGKQLKDAVNE, from the coding sequence ATGAACAAGACAGAACTAATTAATGCAGTAGCCGAACAAGCTGAACTTTCTAAAAAAGATGCTACAAAAGCAGTAGACGCAATGTTTGACAGCATTACAGAAACACTAATAGCAGGAGATAAAGTCCAACTTGTAGGCTTTGGTAGCTTCGAAGTACGTGAACGCTCTGCACGCAAAGGGCGTAATCCACAAACAGGTGAAGAAATTGAAATTCCTGCATCGAAAAACCCAGCATTTAAGCCTGGTAAACAATTAAAAGACGCAGTGAATGAATAA